AACTATTTATGCTGCTAGTACTATTATAACTATCAGAAGCACTATCCCAAATATCACCAGCAACAAGCATGTCTGCATTGCATTGGGTAAAAACTTCAGTTATAATTCTAATTCGTCAAGCTgcaaacaaaacaataaaataaaagggGAAAAAAACAAATCCACGTATTTTTTGTTACTAATACTAATTGCCAGGTTATGAAATCGAACATTCTACATCAGCAAAATTCAACATGTGAACGTGACACATCATGGAAGTTGAACAAGACACATCAGGATAGACTAAACACTGTTAGTTCAATCCTTATTTTTGCTAACACTGTGAATTACTACATTCCTCTATTTAAAAATGCATGAGACCATGTGGGCTGACAAGTAGCCCGTCCAGTTAGCAGGTCTAACCAAGCACATTTAAGCAGACAGTAACAGTGTGCGAGTGGGGTAGATAGCTGATTAGGAAAATCAATAATCAGTAGCCAACTCTTACCAGAGATGAATTTGATCTTTGCATTTTTGCTGCTTTTACAAGCTGTTCTTTACCCTGAGCAGTTGCAACTTGGGAATTATCAATATGAGCTCCAATATCATCTGAACGACACACAGGAAATAATGCAGGGAGTAAGGGAAGGGTAATATTATATCAGCTAGAATGAACTATGGAGTTccaaacaaaaagagaaaatggaTTTACCTATCATAACTCCTTGCTCATGAACAAGGACAGCAAGATCTTTAAAAATTTCATTGACCTCACCAATTTGCTGCTGAATTTCATGTATTCCTTGCTCTCTTTCCTCAATGACCGCTTCGTTAAAGGCAATCTCGTTGTCCAATAGCAAAACCTCCTGTCTGCAACAAGATTCACTTACAATTAAGCATTATAGTAACCCGTGCTACAAATAATCCCAGGTATCATTTAGGAAGAGTATGATATAGTATTCTGCTTAAGACAAGGGTACAGAGGTAACTGTTAGGTCCTTATGGAATCTGTTACtcagtaaataaaataaaaggttttaaaaACCAACAAGCAGATGaggttttttaattaatttctcaaCAAATGATTATGGTTTATCGTACGTCTATAATCAGAATTTCACCTTGATTCTACAAGAGGACGCTGCTCCGTACTCTGTTCCGAAATTTTGTCCAACTCACCAGCTGTGAAGCTGCAAATATCATAGAACACAGAAAAAAGAAATAGCTAAATCAATCATTTTCTCTATAGATTATGACAAATATGGAAGCAGATATGGAAAGGAAATGTGTAAATACCATGCAATAACCAATCATCCAGTATTATAAGATCACACTAATTGTGATACTACATACTATGCTACAAGTATAAATAGGGGGCTATATcttttgtaattaaattttaatttcaatattttataaaaattgccAATCCTATAGAATTCTTTAGTGGTACACTGAAATATCTCTAAGTTTTACATTTCTAAAACCATAAAAGtagttataattttaattataattcaaaACAAAAAAGATGTCGCAACTTTTAGAAATGTATTAACCTAAACCCCAAATCCACAGACTTTAATGGCAAAACAGGGGCATCAATTTGTTGAattgttataaataatttattatattcttttttgaGGATACATATCActaaatttattttcaattgaaTACTCACTATACTACTGGTACAGAAAACATTCATCATTGTGTACACTTAATTAGAACATGTGTAACttgtagaaagaaagaaatttcAACAGgaacttttatctaatttttaaGGATAAATGTTTTTGGTTAATGTACAAAGATTATGAAAGACGCATACAATAAGAGAAGTCAATAAGAGATGAATATGCAATAGCTATCAATAAACAAATTACTCTATGCGCACAAATACTTCATTAAAATACTCCACTTGATGAAAAATAACCAGTCCTTCACAAACATGtgaataatgataaaataaaattatagacGTAAAAACAATCACCTCGAGGGAGGAACTGCCTGGGCAACAAAAGGGGTATAAGCCGTTTCCCTTTCAGCTGCAAGCCGCTGAGCCTTTTGAAATTCTTTCAAAACTGCTTGAAAATCTTTTGCAAGTTTAGCATCAGCAATCTTTTTACTTTGCTGCAATTataagaaggaaaagaaaaattcaTGATGTTGTATAATATCTTAAGGTTGAGAGCACTTCCAGTAATGAGTATGCAATCAATGAAGGAAATTCGTGCTGACATACACACTTAGAAAGTTGTGAAAATTTAATGAATGTATGACTGGGTTGGCAACTAACAAGAGGAAACTTACACTAACTCCAGCATGATGATCGGTTTCACTTGCTTGTTTAAGTTTTGCAGAAGTATCCTTAACCAACTGCCCAATATGTAGCCTTGTCTTGTGCCTGCAAATGAAAGAAAAAACCAAAGCAAAGTGTACTCAGAATGGATATATACAGGATTAACAGTTAACCACCAACTCTATGCAACAGCCAGGTCTCAAAACCCAACCACTATATAATCAGAAGACAACTGCTGTCCAGATGCCACTGAGAAGGTTATTCATCTTCCTAACTACAGcataaatttttcatttttgtatTCTATTTTCAGTGCATGCAATACCACACAGTAGCTTGCTTTAAAACTCTTGATTACAGATGTAAAGAACCAACTAATTCTGAAGATTCTAATAATGTTGTATAACTCCGTACGTGCAACATGGCTtactttattttccttttatttttgtATGTTCAATACAAACCTTTAGCTTTCTCTCCACaacttcagtgaaattcttttCAGCATATGCAATTGCTCTAGTAGCTAATTTTGCTCACAACAATAACGAAGGTACTTTTTTTTCTCATTCTCAAGGCACATCTTTCCAACCTTACATATAAGACATTTGTAGAGTAGTCTATAACAAAAACGCACATGTAAGTGCATACACGCAAAACCATGctgaacaaaataaaaaattacatgctCAAAAAGCAATATGTTCTCTGCCAGTCATAATAACTAAACAGAACAACCAGGACAAAATATGATAAATTTAGTGATAACACAAATGAGCCAAGCCATCAGTAACACCGACAGGAAAGGCTGTTGAAAAAATGTTCGACACAAGAATACAATTATTCTACAAGCCGCCATTTGCTAAACGCATTTGCTCTTAATTGAAAGAAATATTTAGAATCAGAAATTCAAATCCATTAAATTGCAGCTGGCAACTCATTTCACCACGGCCACAATACTTAATTTTGTGTATCCTAAAACGGATAGAGACAGCTTCAATCGATGAATGATATTCAGGGAAAGGGACAGTTCTAAAGCTAAAAGTCTTTTAGCACCAATCGTGATTTCTACCATCGCATTCCTCATTTTCCACAATTGTTCATTCTTAAATCATTAGCGAGTATTCTATATCTCCTGGAACGAGAATTAAAGTGAAGAGTCGCGCAATTCACAGATTCTAAATAGAATTGAATTGAGCCAAATTGTGCCATCTTCACATTAAGAAAAACTATAGAGAATTAACAGATTCAATGAGCAAAACGACAattgaggaaaaaaaaaacaatgaagaTAAACTCACAGCTTCTCGCGGAGCTCGGGGGTATCCTTGGGAGTGCCAAGGGTATTAACAAGACGTTGAAAGGTGGCAACGGAGGTAGTTATCTGAAAGATTCCAGAAACCACCGCTTGAGTGGCATCTTTCTTGCCGTTGATTAAGTCTCTCCTAGAACTCGCGTAGGGCTTTCCGGCCTCGAGATCTTGAAAactcatattttaattatacaaaACCTAGAAAGAAATCAAAAGAAATCCCGAATACTATATCGGGAGAAGAGAGAAGGCGGGATCAGAAGAAATAGAGTTGGAATCAAATGAAATGTAAGAATAACTTTTTGGGGtttagaaagagagagaatacgcaatgtgtatgtgtatgatgatgatgattgagTTGTTGTTGTTAGCTTGTTTAATGAGTTTTGGGCTGCGGCGGAGGTCTGAAAATACTCCTTAATGCTGTTGCTGCCGGCACGTTGATGTGGATGCTTCTTGAAAGGTACACGTGGGGACAATTGATTGGATATGAATGAATAAAATGGCGTTCCGTTTTTACATTGCCCCCTTTGGATACCTGTGGCGCTCTCTCTTCACTGTCATAATAAACTCATAACCGTTAAACTCAACTCATTAATGTAACATAAACAGAAAAGTTAAATGATTAAGTGTctgaatttataaaaatatatgtaatttacccaggATACTCTGTTTGTTCCACAATATATGTTTTGTAAGGTTAATGCACACTAgttaagaaatgcaattaattttaaataaaagactttgttaccctCGTATTAATTGCATTCACTAATAAATTTATCTATTCTCAAGGTAAAAAGTCAATTTAAATAGGGttatatttggtaaaagtaaattaatgtgcatatattgaaataaaatgatatatattatggaataaaaaaaatttctagAAAAACATGTATTGTGGAACGAATGGAGTATATGATTCCTTGAAGCATAAATAAGgtgtaaaaaataaatttgacttgaaattcaataaatttcttgggaaaaaaaaaagaactgcTTATATATAAAAGGAGAATAAATATGAGAGCATGTAAGGGATTAATGAGGAAAGAAATGAAGTCTTTAAACGCCAAAAAGAAAAACGGCATCGTTTTGTTCTAAGAGGATGTGCAAatgaattatattatatatatgagtgGAAGGGTAAGATTGTatcaatttgaaaaaataattggACAATTGGAAAGGAGTAGAAGGGTAAGGGTGGAGTGaattgaaaaaaatttaaaattgataCTGTTCACAACATTcaattttatatgtatatataatttatgaataTGTAAAAAGATAAGGGGTAAAAATATCTCTATCGATTACAGtctggagcaattttatctctaacgtttaaaatggtataattttatcCTCCTAACGTTGGcaaccaaaagcaattttatctctaatattgacaagtttgctcaatttcagacattattataaaacacatatattttgttctttcTTCTGCACTAATTGTATAtcagttcgtttaaaaaaagatttcatattttatgtgatttaatagtagaattgaagattaatatttataaattcggtgaaatattttgaatttttttatccaacttgtataataaacaatatattttttattttatttttaaaaaattaatgtctaatcatatgtttatgatctgttactaataaattataaaatgactcgcatgtgaaatgtagatgataagatttatTACCTAGataacagtttgataaattatttctcaaattgatccaacctgacaacgttaggggtaaaattgctttttgctgccaatattaggggtaaaattgctcatggttctaaacgttagggatatttttacaccttatctatATGTAAAAAGTAGAAAGTTAGTTTATCTAATATTGTGAATTAGacctttatttttaattttttaagtaAATTGAAATGCGTATAACTATAAACAAGTTTATAGGTTAATAAAGACTATAAGCAAATTCAAGAGGCTAATATGTCACTTTAACAAATTGATGGGCTAACGAAATATTAGTAATTTTACTTTAGgtttaacatttttaaaatattaacattGGCAGTGAAAAGTAATTTATcctaatattgacaagttggtcaatataagaaataattcatcaaaatattttcttatttataaatCTTGCAATCTTTATTGTACATAtgtatcattttatcactcatcatTAATATATCATAAATATGTGTACGCACCTGAAAATgaatagaaaaataataataataattgatacTATATTTCGtaagtttgataaaaaaaataaaaatttaaatattttatcaaatttaaaaatgttatctttaattttattattaaattataaaaaaaataaacctaaaaTGTTTTCTTTCGGTTACAATTATATGGAACTTATACATATTTGTGTTTTATGATGTCTCAAATTTTGCTAATATTAATAAGAAAACAGCACTATTTTAAAACGTTggagtaaaattatttttgactCTCAACATTAACATTAATAGTATTTTAGCATTTTATCCctttaaaatatatgtttattAATACAACCTTGTCTATTTTTATATCTTTGGAAATGGTGAAACCGAAAAGAAGTTGCAGATGTGTCTGTATTTGTTTCTTCTAGTTGGAATGGTGAAATGGAAAAAGGTTGTAGATGTGCTTACAAAAACACAAACAAGCTTTTAGTCGGGTATAAACAGATATTAAGAGAACTTAGTTCACTttctaaaaatattatttaataattgattcttaataatttataaataatttaaaaaaatatcatcttcaataatattttttatattttttatttatttattattttatcattaaaattattaattattgttatatttaccaatgaAAGGAAAGACTcgttaataaaaaattaaataatgagGCACTAAGAGTTGAAtgagactctctattaatagagagaatAATGAGACTCTTAGTAGTTTAAGGAGCTACTAAGAGGATGTTAgagtttatttttaatttctctcttcaaattttaacttaaaaaccaAACTAAGAGACCGTTGGAGATACTCATAAAGAATACAAGTCATTTTGATTTGTTGAACCATAGAGGGGACTTAATTAAATTACTCTATGCATGTTTAAGAATCTTTGGACCCATTTAGCTTACCTGCGTTTtgatgtttgctgttacggtttgatGTTTACTATTGGAAAATGCtgatcttttaaaaaaaataggggttctctacttttgtaaaaAGATATGTTTCATGTATATAACGCAAACATGAGGTCtataaccaaacatctaaaactctcttttttaaagtgaaaatgcaaacaggaggataaaatagattaaacaaacaccctctttaGAGCAACAATAATGGTTGTAACAAACCATTCTTACAACAAAGTGACACCTAAACATTATAAACACCCACAAACAACCACCACTAGATACTTTGTTacttaaaaaaacaaacaaaaaaaaacaattgtatttaattCAGAAAAAGAAAACGTAACTACTTGTATTTTAAAAGAGTGGCAGATAGTGGACCCAAGCTTATCTGCCACTTAATCACAATACACTCTTTTGATTATAGAATAATTGAAAGGTGTGGTTGCCACCCTCCATTTGTAGTTGTGTGTGTTGCTCACATTCTCTCTTTTATCTGTTGTATTAAAATTTCAATCTAAAATTTTGCTTATTACCTCTCTAGGTAACTCCCCTTAAATTGCAACAATAAAGATACAGTCCTTCTAATGGTTGGTTGTTACAAGCTTGTTCCAAAAACAAGCTTGTGAAACCCATTAGATGTGCTCTTAGATAAGTCGTTTAAAGACATGTTTGATTTATCTATTATTTGCTGTTACAGTTTATTGTTCTGTTGAAAAGTAGGGATTCCCTACTTTtagaaaatttatttttcatgtataaaagTCAAACAGCAGTTTCCTAACCAAACACGagaaattcttatttttaatatgaaaagaaaataagagGAGAAAGTGAAATAAACAGACACCTCAGTGTTGTATAATGGGGTGTTTGGTAGCTCCTTTCATGctcatgtttgtctttttacttcaaaatagagagttttaggtgtttggttagtggcACTTTATTTGCTTTTTACACCCgaaaagtagcattttacaaaagcaggaaatccctgctttttgaaaaaacagcattttccaacagcaaacagtaaacagtaggtaaaacaaacggaccctaaaaAGGAAGGTTCACTGTTCAAGccaatgaaaataataaattcaTATCAATTTGAACACTAATAGATATCATTCTGCAACCTTTCATTAATCAAATTCTTCAACAGTTATTCGAGTTTCTTTTTTAGAGGTTAGATCGATTTTTAGGTTATTTGCAATTACGTGCCTCTCTATGGAACCTTTGTTTATACTAGTAATGTTTATATGGACCCTAATGATCAAATTAAATTTAGtcttcaccgttagatctaggctgatAAAATCTAAGGCTTATGATGCTTTGGATCTCCACCCTAAGATTTTAatcagcctagatctaacgatcaatgaccaaattcatttggtcattagtGTCCATGTGAATATTActggactcaattgatgatttttgcttagttcagagatctgattgatgattttaatagtttaaagtCCCAATTATCTTTAAAGCCTTAGTTTAGGGAGCCAGATAGATATTGTACCATTTTTTCACATTTGgcatgtttttttaattatatttacaatataataaatattttagacataattattatttaataagtTTGATTTGATAGATAAATAGTGAAAAATAAAGCAAAGCTTAATTCTATTCATTAAAACCAAAAGTAATGGCAAAGCTTGCTTGACTAAACTAATAATGGAACGAAAACAGTAATTTAAACTGATGTAAAACGAAATATAAACTAAAGTATGTGAAAACggaaagtaaaactaagttacAAACTAAGTTAATCTAAAAACTAATCTAAGAACTAATGATCTCAATTACATTGTAAAAGCTACTATTTATAGTGATTAGGTCATCCTTTGATCTCTAGTAGGGCTTTTAGCCTCCCTCTGGTCGGATTAGAGTTGTTACAGTCGGATAAAATTGAGCCCTTTCAAATAGAGTTCCGATTGAAGTCAATTACTAACTCGTCAAAGTACTTGTGTTTTACACGTTCTGCAACTTTTGTATTTCCTCTATTGACTCAAAATAGTAGCTCAACGAGCTACCTGTTGAAACTGTCAATTCTCTTTGTTGAAGGCCCCAAactacttgaaattactcaaaGCTCTAATTAAGACCAGAATAAAACAAAAGTCACTCATAACCAGGAAAtacattaaaactaaaaaataaggACAAAACTATACTACAAAACCCTATCTACAATGGTAATAACAACTTCCTCACACTTTGATCCTTgtttgtcctcaagcaagtctCGGGATCAAGACAAAatcaaatatcaaaataaccAAGAAAAGTGTAAGCCGATGATATGACTTATTTTATTCGACATTCCACCATCCTCACTTATGCAAACAAAACTAAAGAGTAAAAACTTAGAACATGGATGAACTTGAATAAATCGCTAAGATTTTCTCAAAAGTATTACACTATACGATAAGTCCCAATATTGAAAGCGTGAACCAATGTAGAACCTCACAAGGTGATATCTCAAGGCTTTCTATTTTCTGGTTTTGTAAAGCCTTTATTTCTTTTCGTGCAGGGTTGGAGTGTTTGTACACAATTCCAATACAAGTATTGCAATAAGTGATGGCGTTTTTTTAGTTCCTTAACCTCCACCACTTTCTAATCTAATTAAATACGTAATCACAAAGGTTTTTATATGAGTTGTAATGAGGGTTTATGTAAGTTATGGATAGAAAAATAATAAGGTCGAAATGGAATTAACTATGACCATGTGTATACTTTAGAGCAAA
The sequence above is drawn from the Euphorbia lathyris chromosome 6, ddEupLath1.1, whole genome shotgun sequence genome and encodes:
- the LOC136233348 gene encoding syntaxin-22-like → MSFQDLEAGKPYASSRRDLINGKKDATQAVVSGIFQITTSVATFQRLVNTLGTPKDTPELREKLHKTRLHIGQLVKDTSAKLKQASETDHHAGVSQSKKIADAKLAKDFQAVLKEFQKAQRLAAERETAYTPFVAQAVPPSSFTAGELDKISEQSTEQRPLVESRQEVLLLDNEIAFNEAVIEEREQGIHEIQQQIGEVNEIFKDLAVLVHEQGVMIDDIGAHIDNSQVATAQGKEQLVKAAKMQRSNSSLTCLLLVIFGIVLLIVIIVLAA